The DNA window CTCCGCGTAACTGGGTGGCGAGCGTGGCGATGACCGACCTGACAACCGGTGGCGCCAGCCCGGCGACGATCTCTGCGGACAGGGTCTACTACAAGGTGACCGGCCCCACCTGGGATTCCAACGGAACACGAGAGAACCTCGCGAGCGACTGGGTTGCCATCGGTAGCCAGTCGGTTCCGGTCTACAAGCGCGGTGGGCAGACGTACGTCGTCGGCCAGTACACCTCCTGGACGCCGAACATCAAGGTCGAGCTTCCCACCGTTGACCAGAACGGAACGCAGCTCCCCGCAGTGCCGGCTGGAACCTACACGGGAACGTTGACCACTTCCGTGATCTGACCGCAAAAACTAACGAGCTGGGCCAGGGTCGGCCTCCCTGGCCCAGCCGCCACAAGAGGGAACCGATGACATTCTTCCGGGGAAACAAGATGCCTCGAATGCTTGTATTCGCAGTGCTTTTCCTTGCGTTCAATCCAGCCCGTGCGATCGCGGCGCCGAGCTCGGCCGATCCTGCAACGTCCGCGGGATCGATCGGTATCCGGCTGGCAGATGTCGCGGAAGACCTCAAAGACGACCCGCGGGCAAACATCTACATCACGGACAATGTCCCACCCGGGGGGAAGGTGACCCATCACGTCACCGTCAGCAACAACACCGACTCTCCGCAGACGATCGACGTCTACGCGGGGCCTGCGACGCTGACCGACGGCACATTCGCTGTCGCGGAACGTGGAGAAACAAACGCCCTCACGTCCTGGATCACCGTTGGGCAGGCAAACGTGCACCTCGATCCGGGAAGTGCGGTTGATGTTCCGGTGGTCATCGACGTGCCGAGCGATGCGCCCGAGGTGGAACAGTACGGGGCGGTCTGGGCTTCGCTCGCGCAAACTGCGGAAGGCGGCGTCACACAGGTATCCCGGGTGGGTGTCCGCGTCTACCTCTCCGTCGGTGAGGGCAACGGACCGCCTGCCGATTTCAGGATCGACAGTCTCGCGCCGACGCGAGGTACCGACGGCAGCGCATTGCTTGTCGCACATGTCCAGAACACCGGCGGTCGTGCCGTCGACATCTCCGGAACGATGAACCTTTCCGGTGGTCCCGGCGGGCTGACGGCGGAACCGGTCAACGCGGACTACGCAACCATTGCCCCGGGAGCGGAAGGCAAGGTGGAGTTCGTTGTTCCGAACAGTGCTTCCCTCCCGGCCGGCCCGTGGCAAGCCCAAGTCAAGTTGGAGAGCGGGTTCAACAAGCACGACCTGTCCGCGTCCGTCACCTTCCCCGACAGGGGTGTCGGCGATGCTGTCGGGGCATCGGGCTCCGGATGGTCGATCGGTGCGTGGGTCGGTCTCGCCATCGGTGTGCTTGTGGTGGTGCTCGCGTTCGCGGCATACGTCGTGCGCAAGCGCCGCGGTCATGCCGGTAATCTGTCGACGGGATCATCGTCCCAGTTGGATCGGTAGCGAATGACGTACACACGTCGGGTGACGATCAGCGTGGTTGCGCTTGTCATCGCAGGCGCTCCGATGGCGGCCGCCGAACCGGCCCTCTCGACCACCGGTGAAACGACGACCCCGGCACCGACCGCATCAGCGAGTGAGCCTCCGATTGCCGAGATGCCTTCGGGCTGCGGGGATGAGAGCGGCGCGTCCACGACTTCTCCATGCCTCACGACCTCTCCCCGCCCGACGACGTCGACGAGCACCAGACCCGTGCGGACAACGGCGGCACCGGCGAGTACAACTGCGCTCCCGACGCCGTCCGAGACCGAACCGACGGTCCCCACCACCGTTGCCGGTTCAGGTGAGTTGCGGGTCGACACCGGGCCGTTCGTCGTGACCGGTCCGGTGCGGGCGGGCGCCGTCGTCCCCGGAACAATGGACGTCACCGTCACGGACAACCGCCGAGATGGCGCAGGATGGACCGCGGCCGTCAGGGCCACGGCCATGCATGGCGCCCGCGGCAACGCGTTCTCGCCGGGCCCCGACTCCTTCTATCGCGCGCAGAACACACAGTGCAGCGAGTCGGCTGGGCAGGTTCCGCTGAGCGAGGATGCGGTGATTGTTGTTGTCGCGCCTGCGGAATGCTCTGCCGCGACGTGGTCTGCCGACGTCGGCATCGCCGTCCCTGTCGACGTGGCCGCCGACACGTACTCCCTCACGATCACCCACTCGGTGTACTGAGGAGCCGCGGCGATTCGCCCGCGGGCTATGGTCGGGCTCATTCGTTGCTGTCGATCGCAGAGGAGGCACTCGATGTCGATGACCGAGGTGTCCGCTGACCATCCGTACAGTCCGGCGTTCGTCGCCGGCGGGCTCATTTTCGTGTCGGGCGCATTGTCCATCGACGAGAGCGGCGATCCGGTGCCGGGCCGGACGGAAGCGCTCGATGCCGCCGTCGACCGGATGGTCGAGCGTCTCGCGACCGTCGGCGGTGAACTGAGCGACGTCGTAAAGCTCACCTACTTCGTCACCGATCTGTCGCTGCGCGAGGAGGCCAACCGGCAGTTCGAGCGCCTCTTCGAGGCGCCCCGGCCCGCGCGTACCTTCGTCGAGGTGAGCGGGCTGCCCTACGGTGCGACGGTCGAGATCGACGCGGTCGCCACGGCCGGGGCGGGCGGCGCGGGCGGCTGAGTCGGGGCGACCGGGCCGGGGTGTCGCCGAGCGATCGCACCGAAACCCTGGCCACACCCGCGCAGATGAGTGACACTGTGAGTGACACATAGCTGGGAGGGTGGAGCCGTGGAGCGGAACACGCAGTACGACGCCGTGATCGTCGGCGCCGGCTTCGGCGGGATGGGTGCGGCGATCGCCCTCAATCGACTCGGGCTGACCAATCTGGCGATCCTCGAACGCGAGGACGACCTCGGTGGCACGTGGCACGTCAACCGCTATCCGGGCCTGGCCGTCGACATCGCGTCGGTCACCTACTCGTACTCGTTCGAGCCGAATCCGCACTGGTCGCGGTTGTTCGCCCCCGGCGCCGAGCTCAAGCGGTACGCCGAGCACGTCGCCGACAAGTACGACCTGCGCCGCTACATGCGATTCGGCACCGTCGTCACCGGCGCGCGCTGGGACGAGGACGCGCGGCACTGGGTGGTCTCGACCGCCGGCGGCGAGCAGCTCACCGGGCGCTACCTGCTCACCGCGACCGGGTTCCTGTCGCAGCCGCAACTGCCGGACATCGCCGGCATCGACTCGTTCGCCGGCCGGGTCCTGCACACCACCGCGTGGGAGGACGGCATCGACCTGGCGGGATCGCGTGCGGCGATCATCGGCACCGGCGCCACCGCCGTCCAGCTGATCCCCGAGGTCGCCGGGACGGCGCGGGAACTCACCGTCTACCAGCGCACCCCGATCTGGGTGGTGCCGAAGGTCGACATGCCCATTCCTGCTGGGGTGCAACGACTCTTCGCGCGGGTGCCGGTGACGCAGCGCGTGGCCCGCGCCGTCAGCGACGCCATTCTCGAGGGCATCATGGTCAGTGCGGTGCTGCACTACCGGCAGGCGAAACTCCTCAACAAGGGTGCGGCGGCGGCGTCCAGACTGTTCCTGCGCACGCAGGTACGCGACGCCGACCTCCGCCGAAAACTGACGCCCGACTACGACTTCGGCTGCAAGCGTCCCACGTTCTCGAATCACTACTACCGCACGTTCACGAAGCGGAACGTGGCGCTCGAGACCGCTTCCATCGCGCGGATCGAACCGGACGCCGTCGTCACCACCGACGGCCGCCGCACCGAGATCGACACCCTGATCCTGGCGACCGGCTTCAACCTGTGGGATGTGAACTTCCCCGCCATCGAGGTCATCGGGCGAGGCGGACTCGACCTCGGAAAGTGGTGGCGGGACAACCGGTTCCAGGCGTACGAGGGAGTCGCGGTGCCGAAGTTCCCGAACTTCCTCACCCTGGCGAGTCCGTACTCGTACAGCGGGCTGTCGTACTTCACCACCATCGAATCGCAGATGGCGCACATGACCCGCCTGTTCACGGAGATGCGGAGACGTGACGCCGACGTCTTCGAGGTGACCGAGGACGCCAACACCCGGTTCCTCGACCGGATGACCGCGAACCTCGACGACTCCGTCTTCTACGGCGGCAGCTGCGGTTCGGCGCGGTCCTACTACTTCAACCAGCACGGGGAGGCCGCACTGCTGCGTCCCACGTCGACGGCCAACGCGTTCGCGGAGGCGCGGAGCTTCCCGCTGGGCGACTACCGGATGGAGTCGCCCGGCGCGTGAGGGGAGGGGCGCGTCCGGCGCCGAGTCGACGGGACTCGGCCCAGTATCCTCGAAGGCCGCCCCACAACCCGAGGATCGCCCATGCCTGACATCCATCCCGCCGCGACCGACGCGAACTTCGAGCTGCTGCAGACCGACCCGTTCTTCGACGTGGTGGTCGACCTGATCGCCGGTTACCTCGCGTCGGCGTTCGACGACCCGGCCGGGGCGGAGGTGGACGGATGGACGCTGAGCTGCCTGCCGACCACGAACAAGACCCCCGAACGCCAGCGGTTGTTCACCCTGAACATCGGGCCGATGGAGGTGCTCTACGTGGAGCGCTACACCGAGAACGGTGAGACCGTCGACTTCCGCACCGTGCTGTACACGTCGCTGTCGGCGCTGCAGCGCGCCACCGGGTACAGCCTCGACGGCCTCACGTTGGCCAACCCGCTGCTGCGTTTCCGCAAGACGGAGCTGGCCTCCGCGGACGGTGACGGTGTGCTGATCGACTGGTTCCTGTCCGACGAGGGCGCCGACGAACAATTCTTCGAGCTGCCGCTCGACGAGGCGACGATCCGTCCGCTCGCCGAGCGGCTGGTGAGCAAGGGGCGCGGCCCGTACGCGCAGTACCACAACCGCGCGTTCGCCCAGCACGTGCTCGACGCGATGAACGACGATGAGTGACATGGCGATCCGCCTTCCGAAGGTGCTCGCGTCCGGTGACGACGCCGCCGTCGACGTGTTGCGTCGGTACTTCGCCGAACCGCTCGTGAAGACCGGGTACCTGCGCAGCGGGGCCCGGTGGGACACGTGGGATTCGACCGGGACCCGTGAGCGGGACGCCGACGTCTTCACGGCGGACGACCTCGTGGCGGTGACGATGCTGTCGGTCGAGGTGTCCCCGGACGGCGCGCAGATCCTGTTGCGGGAGCGCGGCGAGGAGTTCGCCGAGCTGCTGGCCGCCGTCGGCCCCGACCGCGACCTCGTCGACGAGGTGGACGAGCTGACCGCGGAGTCTCCGGTGTGCCGCCTCGAGACGGCGCTGTGGACGGTTCCGAGCATCGGCCGCACCGTGGCCTCGAAACTGATCGCCCGGAAGCGTCCGCGTCTGTTCCCGGTCTACGACCGCGTGATCGGCGAGGTCCTCGACACCAAGCAGGCGCACCTCGATCCCGTGCGGCAGGCGCTGCGTGCGAATGACCGCGAATTGCACCGTCGACTCGTCTCGCTGCGCGAACAGGCCGGGTTGGACGAGGCGGTTCCGGCGCTGCGGATCCTCACGGTCCTCGCCTGGATGCAGCTCAAGGCGCCGCGCTGACGAGTTCGTCGATGAGTTTCACACCTCCGCTCGGTCGATATCTGTGAGACGACTTTCGACCAGGGAGGCACGTATGACGATCCAATTCGACCTGGGGCCGGCCGCGGACGAGGTGGCCCGGGTGGCCTCGGGTGTGCGCGACGAGCACCTGGACTTACCCACCCCATGCGCGGAGTGGTCGGTTTCCGATCTGCTCCGGCACTTCGTGGAGCTGACGAACGCTTTCGTCGCTTCGGCACGGAAGGAGCCGTTCCCCAGTGACGGGTCCGGCCGACCGGAGGAACTCCCCGCGGACTGGCGCAGCCGGCTTCCTCGGCAGCTCGACGAGATGGCCGCGGCGTGGCGTTCGCCCGACGCGTGGGAGGGGGAGGCGGCCGCCGGTGG is part of the Rhodococcus sp. SGAir0479 genome and encodes:
- a CDS encoding RidA family protein, translating into MSMTEVSADHPYSPAFVAGGLIFVSGALSIDESGDPVPGRTEALDAAVDRMVERLATVGGELSDVVKLTYFVTDLSLREEANRQFERLFEAPRPARTFVEVSGLPYGATVEIDAVATAGAGGAGG
- a CDS encoding flavin-containing monooxygenase, with the translated sequence MGAAIALNRLGLTNLAILEREDDLGGTWHVNRYPGLAVDIASVTYSYSFEPNPHWSRLFAPGAELKRYAEHVADKYDLRRYMRFGTVVTGARWDEDARHWVVSTAGGEQLTGRYLLTATGFLSQPQLPDIAGIDSFAGRVLHTTAWEDGIDLAGSRAAIIGTGATAVQLIPEVAGTARELTVYQRTPIWVVPKVDMPIPAGVQRLFARVPVTQRVARAVSDAILEGIMVSAVLHYRQAKLLNKGAAAASRLFLRTQVRDADLRRKLTPDYDFGCKRPTFSNHYYRTFTKRNVALETASIARIEPDAVVTTDGRRTEIDTLILATGFNLWDVNFPAIEVIGRGGLDLGKWWRDNRFQAYEGVAVPKFPNFLTLASPYSYSGLSYFTTIESQMAHMTRLFTEMRRRDADVFEVTEDANTRFLDRMTANLDDSVFYGGSCGSARSYYFNQHGEAALLRPTSTANAFAEARSFPLGDYRMESPGA
- a CDS encoding DUF6308 family protein, with the translated sequence MAIRLPKVLASGDDAAVDVLRRYFAEPLVKTGYLRSGARWDTWDSTGTRERDADVFTADDLVAVTMLSVEVSPDGAQILLRERGEEFAELLAAVGPDRDLVDEVDELTAESPVCRLETALWTVPSIGRTVASKLIARKRPRLFPVYDRVIGEVLDTKQAHLDPVRQALRANDRELHRRLVSLREQAGLDEAVPALRILTVLAWMQLKAPR
- a CDS encoding TIGR03086 family metal-binding protein, with the protein product MTIQFDLGPAADEVARVASGVRDEHLDLPTPCAEWSVSDLLRHFVELTNAFVASARKEPFPSDGSGRPEELPADWRSRLPRQLDEMAAAWRSPDAWEGEAAAGGVTLPAPVMAAVAVDELVLHGWDLARATGQSFEADAASIAASLGFAMSVPVEEAGRDGLYGRVVPVPDTASELDRLLGYTGRDPQWASAAVSGLDRSR